A stretch of the Erinaceus europaeus chromosome 1, mEriEur2.1, whole genome shotgun sequence genome encodes the following:
- the PARD6B gene encoding partitioning defective 6 homolog beta isoform X1: MNRSHRHGAGSGCLGTMEVKSKFGAEFRRFSLERSKPGKFEEFYGLLQHVHKIPNVEVLVGYADIHGDLLPINNDDNYHKAVSTANPLLRIFIQKKEEADYSAFGTDTLIKKKNVLTNVLRPDNHRKKPHIVISMPQDFRPVSSIIDVDILPETHRRVRLYKYGTEKPLGFYIRDGSSVRVTPHGLEKVPGIFISRLVPGGLAQSTGLLAVNDEVLEVNGIEVSGKSLDQVTDMMIANSRNLIITVRPANQRNNVVRNSRTSGSSGQSTDNSLLGYPQQIEPSFEPEDEDSDEDDIIIEGNGVPRQIPKADPNTESLESLTQIELNFESGQNGFIPSNEVSFAPIASGTNTEFEMCDADQKLLEEDGTIITL; this comes from the exons ATGAATCGCAGCCACCGGCACGGGGCGGGCAGCGGCTGCCTGGGCACCATGGAGGTGAAGAGCAAG TTTGGAGCTGAATTTCGTCGGTTTTCACTGGAAAGATCAAAACCTGGAAAATTTGAGGAGTTTTATGGATTATTGCAACATGTTCACAAGATACCCAATGTTGAAGTTTTGGTTGGCTATGCAGACATCCATGGAGACTTACTACCTatcaataatgatgataattacCACAAAGCTGTTTCTACAGCCAATCCACTACTTAGGATTTTTATACAAAAAAAGG AAGAAGCAGACTACAGTGCCTTCGGTACAGACACATTGATAAAGAAGAAGAATGTTTTAACCAATGTTTTGCGTCCTGACAACCATAGGAAAAAGCCACACATTGTCATTAGTATGCCCCAAGACTTCCGACCTGTGTCTTCTATCATAGACGTGGATATTCTTCCAGAAACCCATCGTAGGGTTCGTCTTTACAAGTACGGCACTGAGAAACCCTTAGGATTCTACATCCGGGATGGCTCTAGTGTCAGGGTGACACCACATGGCCTAGAGAAAGTCCCAGGAATTTTTATCTCCAGACTTGTTCCTGGAGGTCTGGCTCAAAGCACAGGACTATTAGCTGTTAATGATGAAGTCTTAGAAGTGAATGGCATAGAAGTTTCTGGGAAAAGTCTTGATCAAGTAACAGACATGATGATCGCAAACAGCCGCAACCTTATCATAACAGTGAGACCAGCAAACCAGAGGAATAATGTCGTTAGGAACAGTCGGACTTCTGGCAGCTCTGGCCAGTCTACTGATAACAGTCTTCTGGGCTATCCACAGCAAATCGAACCAAGCTTCGAGCCAGAGGATGAAGACAGTGATGAAGATGACATTATTATTGAAGGTAATGGAGTACCACGGCAAATTCCTAAAGCTGATCCTAACACAGAAAGCCTGGAATCATTAACACAGATAGAACTCAATTTTGAGTCTGGACAGAATGGTTTTATTCCTTCTAATGAAGTGAGCTTTGCACCCATAGCGAGTGGTACAAACACAGAATTTGAAATGTGTGATGCAGATCAAAAACTCTTAGAAGAAGATGGAACAATCATAACACTATGA
- the PARD6B gene encoding partitioning defective 6 homolog beta isoform X2 gives MNRSHRHGAGSGCLGTMEVKSKFGAEFRRFSLERSKPGKFEEFYGLLQHVHKIPNVEVLVGYADIHGDLLPINNDDNYHKAVSTANPLLRIFIQKKEEADYSAFGTDTLIKKKNVLTNVLRPDNHRKKPHIVISMPQDFRPVSSIIDVDILPETHRRVRLYKYGTEKPLGFYIRDGSSVRVTPHGLEKVPGIFISRLVPGGLAQSTGLLAVNDEVLEVNGIEVSGKSLDQVTDMMIANSRNLIITVRPANQRNNVVRNSRTSGSSGQSTDNSLLGYPQQIEPSFEPEDEDSDEDDIIIEDYSGF, from the exons ATGAATCGCAGCCACCGGCACGGGGCGGGCAGCGGCTGCCTGGGCACCATGGAGGTGAAGAGCAAG TTTGGAGCTGAATTTCGTCGGTTTTCACTGGAAAGATCAAAACCTGGAAAATTTGAGGAGTTTTATGGATTATTGCAACATGTTCACAAGATACCCAATGTTGAAGTTTTGGTTGGCTATGCAGACATCCATGGAGACTTACTACCTatcaataatgatgataattacCACAAAGCTGTTTCTACAGCCAATCCACTACTTAGGATTTTTATACAAAAAAAGG AAGAAGCAGACTACAGTGCCTTCGGTACAGACACATTGATAAAGAAGAAGAATGTTTTAACCAATGTTTTGCGTCCTGACAACCATAGGAAAAAGCCACACATTGTCATTAGTATGCCCCAAGACTTCCGACCTGTGTCTTCTATCATAGACGTGGATATTCTTCCAGAAACCCATCGTAGGGTTCGTCTTTACAAGTACGGCACTGAGAAACCCTTAGGATTCTACATCCGGGATGGCTCTAGTGTCAGGGTGACACCACATGGCCTAGAGAAAGTCCCAGGAATTTTTATCTCCAGACTTGTTCCTGGAGGTCTGGCTCAAAGCACAGGACTATTAGCTGTTAATGATGAAGTCTTAGAAGTGAATGGCATAGAAGTTTCTGGGAAAAGTCTTGATCAAGTAACAGACATGATGATCGCAAACAGCCGCAACCTTATCATAACAGTGAGACCAGCAAACCAGAGGAATAATGTCGTTAGGAACAGTCGGACTTCTGGCAGCTCTGGCCAGTCTACTGATAACAGTCTTCTGGGCTATCCACAGCAAATCGAACCAAGCTTCGAGCCAGAGGATGAAGACAGTGATGAAGATGACATTATTATTGAAG